GTGATTGAGCGGGGCATCGCCGCGGGCGAGCTGCGCTGCAGCAACCCTACCTTAGCAGTGTGGAGTCTCATTTCACAGGTTGCATTCTATTACATGCACCGCGAGACTTACGAAGACAGTTCAATCTACCATGACCTCTACAAAAATGTTTCGCAAGAAGACCTGCTGCAATTTTTGCTGAAGAACTTTATTGCCTCTTACGCGGTCGATCCCAAAATCAAGTCGACTTTACCCGCTGAAATCGACCAGCTGGCGCGTGAGCTCGCGAAGCAGCTCGCGACGCCGGCGATTGAAATTCACCGCGAAGTTAAGAATACCGCCGGCTGAGGCGTAACATATAGGTTTCGATGTTCGCGATGCGCGTTTGTCTGCCGTAGACACGCCTGAAATACGCGGTGCCCCGGGCATGCGTGACGCGCCGCCTGTGCCCGCGGTCATAGCCATAAATCGAAACTGGCAGCTCACCAAAGAGGTCTTGGTGTATCGCTAGCATCAGCGAGCCGACATTGCCTTCGGCATTTGTGATTGCTGTCAGATCGGGCCTTTCAACCAGACAGAATTGCTGAACCAAAGGGTGCGAGCTGGCGTACGTGCAGATTGCGGCAAACGGCAGTCTTGCAACACCTGGGTTCACCAGCATATCGCACACAAGTGTCGCTTTTGTGGTATTTACGCCGACGAAGTGCTCACGGCTGGCAAAACCCGCGTCGGCTGAAAAAACGGCGCGGGCTTCGATACCGTGCGCGCTGAGAACGGGCAGCGCAGTATCTGCGGCCCAAATATTTTGTTTTGATTGCAATTCGCGCAGGCTTTGGTCGAGAGTCGGGCCTGCCATGACGATTGCATCGGGGGCGCCGCCAGCCGCTAACGTGCGGATATCTCGCCAGCGACGCGCAGACGGGGCATTCGCGGTGAAGTTGATTGGCCATAATCTGCCGAAATGCCGCAGAGTTTTCAGACGCGCAGCCGCCTGCCTCAGAATTTCGACGGTGACGGTGCGCACGGCGGCCTGAAATCCCTGCCATTGGGGCGGTATAACAATTTCAAAATTGTCGTCGGTTTCAACACTGTTGATAAACTCTTGCAAATTTGCATCGGAACAAATGAGCCTTGCGTCACCGGGTAGATTTTTTGAAAAGCAAACGGGTGCGAGCCATACAAAACGCCTTGCGTCTTTCAGAAGCGGAGCGAGTGAAGTTGAGTAGGGCGCCACCAGCAGGGGTATCATGCTCGGTGAAACGGCAGCAAGTTGTTCGCGAAAGTGCCTAAGGTCACGCTCGCCCGAACGCGCTGTGTAGAATGTAATCGTCTGTTCGGCAAAACGAATCTGCTGCCGTTCTGCAGAGACAACAGCCTCGAATGCGCTGAACGGGCTTAGGCTCATTTGATTTCAACCAATATAGAGCGCTTCACGAGCGGGTCTTTGCCGCAGAAAATTTCATACGTGACTTGAAATGCGGGCAGCGGCTGAAACCGCTGGCCTCTCTTGGGGCCGACCAGCTTTTCGATCATGCTCCCGAGCATTACGAGGCCATAGACGTTTTTATCACGCAGCTCGATATATTCGAGCTCAAAACGTTCGGCCGCAGATTCGCCGAAAGAGTACCTGCCGTGAAGACAATCGAAATCCACAGCTTTGCGTGAGTCGGCGTTCTTGAGCTCAAATGCAAGGCGGTCACCGCGAAAATAGACGGAGTTATAAAACTCTCTGAGTGTTTTGTTCTGAATCGTCTTCGCCAGGTTGAATGAAGCCTTATCGGTGAAAACTTCAGTGCAGCCGTCTGCGGTAAAATCGCGGCAAAAAGAAAAAATATTCGTTTCTTTTCTGCATTCGGCGAAACTGGCGCAAAAAAGTAAAAAAGCGAGAGCCGATTGCTTCACAGGTACTTGAGGCTGAAACCCAGAACGAAGATCAAGAACAAAAGGCCGAGCGGTAGCCACATCGGTGGGGCGATTTGCGGCAGGCCCATCGCGTCGCGGCCCGGTACATTGTTTTCGGCAATGAAGGGTCGCAGGTATTGCTGCGACAGGTATAGCTGCACCAACCACAATGCCAGCTTCGCTGAGAACGCCAGGCCATAGAGGCCTGCGACGGGCGACCGGCCCCTCAGGCCCGCAAGCGCCGCGCCACTGACGACGATCAGCAGAAAAGTGCCGTTCAAGAGCTTCCAGTAGTTGGAGATTATTTCTGCGCGAAAGTTATCGATGTAGGTGTATTGCCGGTATTTTTCGTAAACCGGGTGAACGATGATCAGCAAAAAGGCGAAAGACCCGATATAAAGTATCAGGCCCAGCCAGTGGGTGGCTGCAACGAATGCGTGAAAAAGATCAGTCTTCGCGGTAATACAGTTCTACCAGGTTGCCGTTTGGGTCGACCACGTGAACGCTTTCGCCGCCTTCAACCTCGAATGGGCCTTTGGCAATTGCAACCTCGTTCTGTTCGACTTCTTGCAGTGCTTCTGTGAAATCGTCGACGTCGAGCAAAAATGAGAGTACGGGCACTTTTGCATAGGGTTCGAGTGTCGTATCGAGCCGTAGCTGCAGGTTATCGAACGAAACGACCGCAAAGTTTGCGCTCTCTTCGACGACTTCGAAGTCGAGAAACTGCGTATAAAACTCAACCGCCTTCTGCAAATTCTTTGCCGGTATGTTGATATGACTGAGCGTTTCGATGATGACCATGTGCTTGGCAAAAAACACGGGAAAAACAGGTCATCAAGCATATTTTAAAACCCAGTCTGGGGCTGCGCGGCAGGTCGCCGCAATTGAAACTTCAGCGTGCTGGCAAAGCGGCGAAATTCAGGAAAAGCGGGCCCAAGCCCGTTCATAGAGCGATTTTCGCCGCGAAAATCGCGGAACTTTTCATGAATTTCGGCGTTTTGCGACCTGGCGCGCAGCCCGATTTCAGCCCGTTCGATCGGGTAAACAGTCGACGATTAAAACTAGCTTTACGCACTCATTTACCCGCTCGCCGTACCCCTGTCTGAAAACGCGCGCTCTCATGTCGAAATTGCTGCTGGCGCTCAGCTGCGTTGGTTTTCTGACAGCCTGCGGCGACAAACGCCGTGCACCTATCGAAGCACACCTGGGTGTGCTCGACCTGCGTGAGAGATCCCAGCCGCAACAAACCCCGTGGGATTTCGAACGTGACGGAATACTCGAAATCAAAGGAGACTGGGAGTTCTACTGGAGCCAGCTACTCGACCCGACAGATTTTCAGACCGCGCAGAAGCCGCAACCTTCTGCTTTGGTGCGCATACCGGGCCGCTGGAATGGCCTCAAGCTGGGCGACGATACGCTTTCGGGCTCAGGCTTCGCGACTTACCGGCTGAAAATCATGCTGCCGGGAAAAAATTTTCTGCACGATGAGCTGCTGGCGTTGCGTTGCCGCTACCAGCAGACGGCGTACCGCATTTTCTGGAATGGAACATCGGTTGCATCAAACGGCATGGTCGCTGCAACGAAAGCCGCTTACAAACCTGAGTATCGCCCACTGACAGCGAAGCTGCCGCTCACGACCACAAGCGAAGCCGAAATTATTGTACAGATCGCCAACTTCGAGCACCGCAACGGCGGTTTTTCGATTCCGCTTGAGCTCGGCCTTGCACCGCAGCTCACGGCCTATACCCGCTCACGGCAACTGACTGAAGCGTTCTTGCTCGGGGCATTGATCTTGCTTGCAGCATATTTCGTCGGTCTGTATACTTTTCGCAACCAGGATTACACACCCGCCTGGTTTGCCATTACCTGCATTGCGATAGTCTTTCGTACCCTCGTCACGGGCGACAGGCTCGTGATGATTCTAGTACCCAATGCAAACTGGGAGCTGCTGCTGCGTATCGAGTATCTTTCTTTCATGTTAGCGAATTTCGCGGGCATCATGTACCTCGAGAAACTTTTTGTCGATGAGACATCGCGCCTCATGCGCAAGATTCTGCTCACGGGTATTGTGCTGACAGCACTGCCCGTGGTATTTTCGCCGCCGGCTATTTTTACGCACACGCTATTGCCGTCGCAAATTGTAATCATCGTCAGTCTGCTCTATGCGTTTATCGTTGCATTGCGGGCCGTCAGTCGCCGCCGGCCTGGCAGCGTCGCCATCTTCATCGGTTTTGGCGTGCTGGCAGCTGTTACCATCAACGACATCATATACAACCAACTGTTGATCGGCTTCGGTTATCTCGCGCCATACGGCGTTTTTGCTCTGGTTTTGACGCATGCCGTGGCGCTTTCGAGCCGTTTGGCGGCAGCATTTTCACAAACAGAAAACTTAAAAGAAAATCTCGAGGTACAGGTTGATATGCGCACCGCCGAGCTGCGGCAGGCGATTAAGGTGGCAGAAGAAGCGAACGAGGCGAAGGCGGCGTTCTTCGCGATGATGACCCATGAACTGCGAACTCCTCTCAACGGCATTATCGGAGTCTCGAATATTCTGGGCAACATGAACCTCACCGCCGAACAGACCAAATACCTGAATATTGTCAAAGACAGCAGCGCGAACCTCATGTCGGTCATCAACGACATTCTCGATTTTTCGCTCATCGACGCCGGCAAGCTGGGACTCAACAAAACCGAATTTGCACTCGCTGAAACGCTCGAAGAGGTTGTATTGCTCGGCCGAACCCTGATCAAAGACAAATCGCTTGATCTCACCCTCGCGCCTTTACCGCCCGAACTACCGCAGCGCATAGTCACTGATCAGGGACGACTTAAACAGGTCATCATCAACCTCATTAGTAACGCGGTCAAGTTCACACCGAGCGGTTCTGTCGTCGTGATCTGCGGTCTGCTCGCGCACAGAGGCGAAACTTATGAAATTGAGATATCCGTCGAAGACACGGGAATCGGCATTTCAGAGCAAGACCAGAAAAAACTTTTCAAACCCTATTCGCAGGCAGATCAATCGATCTCGCGCCGCTATGGCGGTACCGGCCTTGGGCTCGTGATCAGCTCGCGTATCGTCGAAGCGCTCGGCGGCAAGATGCGGCTTACCAGCGTCGAAGGCAAAGGCAGTTGTTTTTCTTTCAGTTTCGAAGCGCAGGTGCCTGGTGCTGCGGTGGCCAAAGAAAATGACGCACCGACAGACTCTGCTGCGGGGGCAGAATTCGCTGCCCGGTACCCGCTGCGCATTCTCGCCGTTGAAGACGATGCCGTCAACCAGGTCGTGATCACCGAAACGCTGCGCTCGCTGGGGTACGAGATCAGCCTGGCCGAAAATGGCAGAGAGGCGGTGGCTCTCGCCGAGAACAAGATATTCGATCTCATCTTTATGGATGTGCAAATGCCCGAAATGTCGGGCATCGAGGCAACCGAACGCATTCGGGCCCTTACCGATGGCGACCGTGTCGCCATCGTCGCGCTGACCGCCGATTCGTCGGCAGAAAATCGCCATAAATGTTTCGCAGCGGGTATCGACGACTTTCTCACGAAACCCTTCAGCCCGCAGAATCTGCAGGCGGCTTTAGTCAAGTGGTCAAAAGGCCGCAGCGGCAACGCTTGACACGCTGCTCCACGGCAGTAAG
The sequence above is a segment of the Turneriella parva DSM 21527 genome. Coding sequences within it:
- a CDS encoding hybrid sensor histidine kinase/response regulator — its product is MSKLLLALSCVGFLTACGDKRRAPIEAHLGVLDLRERSQPQQTPWDFERDGILEIKGDWEFYWSQLLDPTDFQTAQKPQPSALVRIPGRWNGLKLGDDTLSGSGFATYRLKIMLPGKNFLHDELLALRCRYQQTAYRIFWNGTSVASNGMVAATKAAYKPEYRPLTAKLPLTTTSEAEIIVQIANFEHRNGGFSIPLELGLAPQLTAYTRSRQLTEAFLLGALILLAAYFVGLYTFRNQDYTPAWFAITCIAIVFRTLVTGDRLVMILVPNANWELLLRIEYLSFMLANFAGIMYLEKLFVDETSRLMRKILLTGIVLTALPVVFSPPAIFTHTLLPSQIVIIVSLLYAFIVALRAVSRRRPGSVAIFIGFGVLAAVTINDIIYNQLLIGFGYLAPYGVFALVLTHAVALSSRLAAAFSQTENLKENLEVQVDMRTAELRQAIKVAEEANEAKAAFFAMMTHELRTPLNGIIGVSNILGNMNLTAEQTKYLNIVKDSSANLMSVINDILDFSLIDAGKLGLNKTEFALAETLEEVVLLGRTLIKDKSLDLTLAPLPPELPQRIVTDQGRLKQVIINLISNAVKFTPSGSVVVICGLLAHRGETYEIEISVEDTGIGISEQDQKKLFKPYSQADQSISRRYGGTGLGLVISSRIVEALGGKMRLTSVEGKGSCFSFSFEAQVPGAAVAKENDAPTDSAAGAEFAARYPLRILAVEDDAVNQVVITETLRSLGYEISLAENGREAVALAENKIFDLIFMDVQMPEMSGIEATERIRALTDGDRVAIVALTADSSAENRHKCFAAGIDDFLTKPFSPQNLQAALVKWSKGRSGNA
- a CDS encoding VOC family protein, with the translated sequence MVIIETLSHINIPAKNLQKAVEFYTQFLDFEVVEESANFAVVSFDNLQLRLDTTLEPYAKVPVLSFLLDVDDFTEALQEVEQNEVAIAKGPFEVEGGESVHVVDPNGNLVELYYRED
- a CDS encoding 6-hydroxymethylpterin diphosphokinase MptE-like protein, translating into MSLSPFSAFEAVVSAERQQIRFAEQTITFYTARSGERDLRHFREQLAAVSPSMIPLLVAPYSTSLAPLLKDARRFVWLAPVCFSKNLPGDARLICSDANLQEFINSVETDDNFEIVIPPQWQGFQAAVRTVTVEILRQAAARLKTLRHFGRLWPINFTANAPSARRWRDIRTLAAGGAPDAIVMAGPTLDQSLRELQSKQNIWAADTALPVLSAHGIEARAVFSADAGFASREHFVGVNTTKATLVCDMLVNPGVARLPFAAICTYASSHPLVQQFCLVERPDLTAITNAEGNVGSLMLAIHQDLFGELPVSIYGYDRGHRRRVTHARGTAYFRRVYGRQTRIANIETYMLRLSRRYS